Proteins found in one Timaviella obliquedivisa GSE-PSE-MK23-08B genomic segment:
- a CDS encoding CIA30 family protein: MQNLTTDGSASQMPQVRILPFTVDQSLTPDILQHTTAILIDAADSTPQFIQALAALDFGQTTQPLFDFTQSSSNLKEVWGALDDVVMGGVSESNIRFKDGVAEFSGNVSIANSGGFASVRTRNFEPAIDLSNSDGIALRVKGDGNRYKFMLRTEARWDGVAHCHSFDTVANNWITVHVPFTEFIPVLRAKTVSNSPLDTQRVSAFQLMLSKFEYDGALNPHFQPGLFQLQVESINGYRQSLLDSRKSHVPQLLVVSDSPQTDEMIRQSSIPHFIIYPSEKSVDLCIEKIASCQGNT; encoded by the coding sequence ATGCAGAATCTAACAACAGATGGAAGCGCTTCACAGATGCCTCAAGTTCGCATTCTGCCTTTCACTGTTGATCAATCCCTCACGCCCGACATCCTCCAACACACTACTGCTATCTTGATTGATGCCGCTGACTCAACCCCACAATTTATTCAAGCCCTAGCAGCACTTGACTTTGGACAAACGACTCAACCCCTGTTCGATTTCACCCAGTCTTCCAGCAATCTTAAGGAAGTTTGGGGCGCACTAGATGACGTGGTGATGGGTGGAGTCAGTGAGAGTAATATTCGCTTTAAAGATGGAGTTGCTGAGTTCTCAGGCAATGTTTCGATCGCCAACTCTGGCGGATTTGCTTCAGTTCGGACACGCAACTTTGAACCCGCGATCGATCTTTCCAACTCTGATGGCATTGCTCTGCGCGTTAAAGGCGACGGCAACCGCTACAAATTCATGCTCCGGACTGAAGCCCGTTGGGATGGCGTTGCCCACTGTCATTCTTTCGATACGGTTGCAAACAACTGGATTACTGTTCACGTTCCTTTTACTGAGTTTATTCCCGTTCTACGGGCAAAGACTGTTAGCAATAGTCCGCTTGATACTCAACGGGTTAGTGCTTTTCAGTTAATGTTAAGTAAGTTTGAGTACGATGGAGCGCTGAATCCTCACTTTCAGCCTGGATTATTTCAACTTCAAGTTGAGTCCATTAATGGGTACAGGCAATCTCTTTTGGATTCTAGGAAATCCCATGTTCCTCAACTGCTCGTGGTCAGTGACAGCCCCCAGACAGATGAAATGATTCGTCAGAGCAGCATTCCTCATTTCATTATTTATCCTAGTGAAAAATCTGTGGACTTGTGTATCGAAAAGATAGCATCTTGCCAAGGAAATACTTAA
- a CDS encoding universal stress protein: MLYKILVAVDESFMNRGVFEEALDLSRKTGASLMLLHVLTPEERHHPELPRSYVPYYYPIVTDELLQQYQAEWEIAENRGLNLLRSLAQEATGVTVEFTQNIGNPGRVICDVAKDWGATLIVMGRRGRTGLSELLMGSVSNYVIHHAPCSVFVVQGKVQAAANVTPEENTILAASVK; the protein is encoded by the coding sequence ATGCTTTACAAGATCTTGGTAGCAGTGGATGAATCGTTCATGAACCGAGGGGTATTTGAGGAGGCGTTAGATTTATCTCGTAAAACCGGAGCTAGTCTGATGCTACTGCATGTGCTAACTCCTGAAGAGCGCCATCATCCAGAACTGCCTCGGAGCTATGTTCCCTACTACTACCCGATTGTTACAGATGAGTTATTGCAGCAGTATCAGGCAGAGTGGGAAATTGCTGAAAACCGAGGGCTAAATCTGCTGCGATCGCTAGCCCAAGAAGCAACAGGGGTAACAGTCGAGTTTACTCAAAACATTGGCAACCCAGGTCGCGTCATTTGTGATGTTGCCAAAGATTGGGGGGCAACCCTAATTGTTATGGGGCGGAGAGGCAGAACAGGGTTGAGTGAACTGCTCATGGGAAGCGTGAGTAATTATGTGATTCATCATGCCCCTTGTTCCGTTTTCGTGGTGCAAGGAAAGGTACAAGCTGCGGCAAACGTTACACCTGAGGAAAATACAATCCTTGCGGCATCTGTAAAGTAG
- a CDS encoding universal stress protein has protein sequence MFNRILVTMDNSDAMSQSTFEKALALAKQNHARLMLLHVLPSNSAQHSDMDALQSLHKTAKNQGLASDVAQLHGEHDHVIYDLANRWGADLIVLGQHDSKQNDSALSDWFAEQAPCSVLLAQTPDALHLKASQVEQFAMMA, from the coding sequence ATGTTTAACAGAATTTTAGTCACAATGGACAACTCTGATGCAATGAGTCAGTCTACATTTGAGAAAGCATTGGCTTTGGCAAAGCAAAACCATGCCCGATTGATGCTGCTCCACGTACTGCCCTCTAACTCAGCACAGCATTCTGATATGGATGCGTTGCAATCGCTCCACAAAACTGCAAAAAACCAAGGACTTGCTTCTGATGTTGCGCAACTCCATGGAGAGCATGACCATGTTATTTATGACTTGGCAAATCGTTGGGGTGCTGATCTAATCGTATTAGGTCAGCATGATTCGAAGCAAAATGACTCTGCTCTAAGCGATTGGTTTGCCGAACAAGCCCCCTGCTCGGTGCTGCTAGCTCAGACACCCGATGCGCTTCACTTAAAAGCAAGTCAAGTTGAACAATTTGCCATGATGGCTTAA
- a CDS encoding universal stress protein, whose amino-acid sequence MLQKIVVALDRSETYQHVLDEALALAKATHASLLFFHVLNPVDRGYPYPLYPSADAYPALYEETIQLYSEQIRRFEQEGMAFLRSLAQQATALGISVECSQSTGDPGRMICQTAENWKADAILMGRRGRSGLREMLLGSVSNYVLHHASCSVMMIQGVFSDAEALQEYLDIC is encoded by the coding sequence GTGCTACAAAAAATCGTAGTTGCCTTAGACCGTTCTGAAACCTATCAACACGTTCTAGATGAAGCGTTAGCATTAGCAAAAGCGACACACGCTTCGCTCCTGTTTTTTCATGTGCTTAATCCAGTCGATCGCGGGTATCCATACCCCCTATATCCTAGTGCTGATGCTTATCCTGCCTTATACGAGGAAACAATTCAACTATACAGCGAACAGATCCGACGATTTGAGCAGGAGGGCATGGCATTTCTACGATCGCTGGCGCAACAAGCTACCGCTTTGGGTATTTCTGTCGAATGTTCCCAAAGTACGGGTGACCCAGGCAGAATGATTTGTCAGACTGCTGAGAATTGGAAAGCAGATGCGATTTTGATGGGACGACGAGGGCGATCGGGATTGCGCGAAATGCTGCTAGGCAGTGTCAGTAACTATGTGTTGCACCATGCGTCCTGCTCGGTCATGATGATTCAGGGCGTGTTCTCTGATGCTGAGGCATTGCAAGAATATTTAGATATTTGTTGA
- a CDS encoding glycosyltransferase: MIDIYLYVRHFSTEGDRHHDGIVKAVHGLASGLVSAGAAVTVLSEGSATDNTSLKTEAGYTLKCFANPIQTRPSFQLSLRLKAYIRCLPPHSLVILNGIFHASIYAMSRLCRKANVPYIIAPHDVYSPSMFAKSPHLKWTYWWLLEKHMLRQAEAVQVLEARQGDWLRRLGVHTQILTIPNGTTTEPEFRLRWHKSLMPKLFFFGRIDKHHKGLDLLLEAVHKVLKETPVELVIQGADQGDRLTLERQAQQLSLNVTFLEPEYEQSPIAVMNNYDIFCLPSRFEGFGLAALEAMMAGRVLLVSEVAGISPHVQASGCGVVVQPTAAAIAKGLITLLQRRHEWKTMGLQGRHYAVENLDWKRIGAIALNQYMNVLSTSTNI, translated from the coding sequence ATGATCGATATTTACCTCTACGTTCGGCATTTTTCGACCGAGGGCGATCGCCACCATGATGGCATTGTCAAGGCAGTACACGGCTTGGCATCTGGCTTAGTCTCAGCCGGGGCTGCTGTTACTGTGCTATCAGAGGGTTCTGCAACAGACAATACCTCCCTAAAAACCGAGGCAGGTTATACCCTTAAATGTTTTGCTAACCCTATTCAAACCCGCCCATCCTTCCAACTTTCTCTTCGCCTAAAAGCATACATCCGCTGCCTACCGCCCCATTCTCTAGTTATTCTCAACGGCATCTTTCACGCTAGCATCTACGCTATGTCGCGCTTGTGCCGCAAGGCAAACGTGCCCTACATTATTGCTCCGCATGATGTTTACAGTCCATCCATGTTTGCGAAGAGTCCTCATTTAAAGTGGACTTATTGGTGGTTGCTGGAGAAACACATGCTTCGGCAGGCTGAAGCCGTGCAAGTTCTGGAAGCTCGGCAGGGAGACTGGTTACGCCGCTTGGGGGTTCACACTCAAATCTTGACTATTCCCAATGGCACAACGACAGAGCCAGAATTTAGGTTGCGATGGCATAAAAGTCTAATGCCTAAGCTGTTCTTTTTTGGGCGCATTGACAAGCACCATAAAGGATTAGATTTACTTTTAGAAGCTGTTCATAAAGTCTTAAAAGAAACCCCAGTAGAACTGGTGATTCAAGGAGCGGATCAGGGCGATCGCCTTACCCTAGAGCGCCAAGCCCAGCAGCTTTCCCTCAATGTCACGTTTCTAGAACCAGAGTATGAGCAGTCTCCAATCGCAGTGATGAATAACTACGATATTTTCTGTCTACCTTCCCGCTTTGAGGGTTTTGGACTCGCTGCGTTAGAGGCGATGATGGCTGGGCGAGTGCTGCTTGTTTCAGAGGTAGCAGGAATTTCGCCTCATGTGCAGGCAAGCGGTTGCGGAGTTGTGGTTCAGCCAACAGCAGCAGCGATCGCCAAGGGTTTAATCACATTACTGCAACGTCGTCACGAGTGGAAAACGATGGGGCTGCAAGGACGACATTATGCAGTAGAAAACCTAGACTGGAAACGAATCGGGGCGATCGCGTTGAATCAATATATGAACGTGTTATCCACTTCAACAAATATCTAA
- a CDS encoding tetratricopeptide repeat protein → MNESANQQNEDAYEELVTVIESSKGTLALLIAVCDSRALRTQIIERYEQELLPNIYTVRLQLNQKEPSLRAAIDNWITANPWVKEQQRHIVLTVTGAEELLWLNLRADDEDATQLDKFYGYLQWTREGLREFPYPIVLWVTRRILRTMSRKSPDFWSWRRGVYRFVGDEAVGMQPVGRMPEPERALPDQSDDFGLALADVQELIAQTEAKQGKDAVSLATLYDRLGQAYMQRIERGEATDLEREKELAIASFQKALELEKQFGLAAEQMQTLTRLGLFYDSQSQYHEAIALHEQSLQIARELSDRYSEAGSLNNIGIAYKSLGQYPQAIEFNRKSLEIFREINNRDGEAGSLNNLGNVYDKLKQYPQAIEFHQQSLEIKRQIGDLKGEAISLMNLGNAYKSIGQYPQAIEFHQQSLEIKRQVGDRRSEAESLVNLGTAYHSLRQYPQAIELYQQSLKIFCQIGDRHGEANSLLNNAQALAKLDNHWQALKNYQQAQQIYKELQLEYMVKQCKVAIYELHQIIAAVPRAVPTIGEPKPSTPDWWENSLPNAPSRPRRSQHSWWQKLWQWMQRLFRRQR, encoded by the coding sequence ATGAACGAATCTGCTAATCAGCAAAATGAAGATGCCTATGAAGAACTGGTAACGGTAATTGAATCCAGCAAAGGAACGTTAGCGTTATTAATTGCGGTCTGCGATAGTCGCGCGCTGCGAACCCAAATTATTGAACGCTATGAACAAGAATTGCTCCCTAATATTTACACGGTGCGGTTGCAGCTTAACCAAAAAGAACCTAGCCTCAGAGCCGCCATTGATAACTGGATTACTGCTAACCCCTGGGTAAAAGAGCAACAGCGGCACATTGTGCTAACGGTGACGGGGGCAGAGGAGTTGCTGTGGCTCAATTTGCGGGCAGATGATGAGGATGCTACGCAGCTAGACAAGTTTTATGGCTATTTGCAATGGACAAGGGAAGGATTGCGCGAGTTTCCTTACCCGATCGTGCTCTGGGTGACGCGCCGAATTTTGCGCACGATGAGCCGCAAGTCGCCGGATTTTTGGAGTTGGCGGCGGGGAGTTTATCGGTTTGTGGGAGATGAGGCGGTGGGGATGCAGCCTGTGGGACGAATGCCCGAACCTGAAAGAGCATTACCCGATCAGTCCGATGATTTTGGGTTGGCGCTGGCAGATGTGCAGGAGTTGATTGCCCAAACGGAGGCGAAGCAGGGGAAAGATGCAGTGAGTTTGGCGACGTTGTATGACCGCTTGGGGCAGGCGTATATGCAGCGGATTGAGCGGGGAGAGGCGACAGATTTGGAGCGGGAGAAGGAGTTGGCGATCGCTAGTTTTCAGAAAGCATTAGAGCTTGAGAAGCAGTTTGGGTTAGCGGCAGAGCAGATGCAGACCTTAACGAGATTAGGACTTTTTTATGATTCACAATCGCAGTATCATGAGGCGATCGCACTTCATGAACAATCGCTACAGATTGCGAGGGAATTGAGCGATCGCTACAGCGAGGCAGGTTCTCTGAATAATATAGGCATTGCTTACAAGTCACTCGGACAGTATCCGCAAGCCATTGAATTTAATCGAAAATCGTTGGAAATCTTTCGAGAGATCAATAATCGCGACGGTGAAGCTGGTTCTTTGAACAATCTAGGAAATGTTTACGATAAATTGAAACAATATCCGCAAGCTATTGAGTTTCATCAACAATCGCTGGAAATTAAACGTCAGATTGGCGACCTTAAAGGTGAAGCAATTTCTCTGATGAATCTAGGCAATGCTTACAAGTCAATTGGGCAGTACCCACAAGCCATTGAGTTTCATCAACAATCGCTGGAAATCAAACGTCAAGTTGGCGATCGCAGGAGTGAAGCAGAGTCTTTAGTCAACTTGGGCACTGCTTATCACTCCCTTAGACAATATCCACAAGCCATCGAACTCTATCAACAATCATTGAAAATCTTCTGTCAGATTGGCGATCGCCACGGTGAAGCTAATTCCCTTTTGAACAATGCTCAAGCATTAGCCAAACTTGACAACCACTGGCAAGCCTTAAAAAACTACCAACAGGCGCAACAAATCTATAAAGAACTCCAACTAGAGTATATGGTTAAGCAATGCAAAGTAGCCATTTACGAACTTCATCAAATTATTGCAGCAGTTCCTCGTGCAGTTCCCACTATTGGTGAACCAAAACCTTCTACCCCTGACTGGTGGGAAAACTCCCTGCCCAACGCCCCGTCTCGTCCTCGGCGATCGCAGCATTCCTGGTGGCAAAAGCTGTGGCAGTGGATGCAGCGCTTGTTTCGGCGGCAGCGTTGA
- a CDS encoding ATP-binding protein, protein MPNPGTTPEELQTRLETFRFANYNLRLQPLQTAEDLNRFWVEHDPDLLDELEQAITSSLETEKHLFTGHTGCGKSTLLAELRYRLDSRYFVVLFSVADLVEMADINHVNILFTIATQMMEVAEQKNIAIKPSTKKAFYRWFGRYTKVETSQLEASLDAGYEAGAGLNLADLIAKFWISLKGNIKANAVIREEIKTEFDRKISDLIGRINEIAAVIQAGCDRPILVIIDDLDKLNPDLAEKVYGNNIQPLSQPQFRIIYTIPIFVLRDVKLRKLLDASTDKIHTMRVAKFFAKGDSHQLQPTPVQPKLVESFEKILDRRLSPDLIDPQTKRKLVLKSGGVLREMIRLASRCCDKYSVRLQRALRNAEAIVPVNIDAEILEQVLTDFQIEYDEPLGQKDYELLKGIYDQGKPQDTEDQRFLDLLHGLHILEYRNAKLWYDLNPIVIDLLRQEDVLPELTEP, encoded by the coding sequence ATGCCTAATCCTGGAACTACCCCTGAAGAACTGCAAACCCGTCTAGAAACCTTCAGGTTTGCAAATTATAATTTGCGCCTTCAACCCTTACAAACGGCCGAAGACTTGAATCGCTTTTGGGTGGAGCATGATCCAGATCTGTTAGATGAGTTAGAACAAGCGATTACGAGTTCTTTAGAAACCGAAAAACATCTTTTCACAGGACATACAGGCTGCGGTAAATCAACGCTGTTGGCGGAACTGCGTTATCGCCTAGATTCGCGATACTTTGTGGTCTTATTCTCTGTTGCCGATCTGGTTGAGATGGCAGATATCAACCATGTGAATATTTTGTTCACCATTGCCACGCAAATGATGGAAGTTGCAGAACAAAAAAATATTGCAATTAAACCTTCAACGAAAAAAGCTTTTTACCGTTGGTTCGGTCGTTACACAAAGGTGGAGACGAGTCAGCTAGAAGCAAGCCTAGATGCAGGTTATGAAGCAGGTGCTGGATTGAACTTGGCAGACTTGATCGCCAAGTTTTGGATCTCGCTCAAAGGCAATATAAAGGCAAATGCAGTCATTCGAGAGGAAATTAAAACTGAATTCGATCGCAAAATTTCTGATTTAATCGGTCGGATTAATGAGATCGCAGCAGTGATTCAAGCCGGGTGCGATCGCCCTATCCTCGTCATTATTGATGATTTAGATAAACTCAATCCAGATCTTGCCGAGAAAGTGTACGGTAACAATATTCAGCCTCTCTCCCAACCACAATTTCGGATTATCTACACAATTCCTATCTTTGTATTGCGGGATGTCAAACTGCGAAAGCTGCTTGATGCCAGTACTGACAAAATTCATACAATGCGGGTGGCAAAGTTTTTTGCCAAAGGAGACAGCCATCAGCTTCAGCCAACTCCTGTACAACCTAAACTCGTTGAAAGTTTTGAGAAGATTCTCGATCGCCGTTTATCGCCAGACCTAATTGATCCACAGACCAAACGCAAGCTAGTTCTTAAAAGCGGCGGTGTGCTACGGGAAATGATTCGGTTAGCCAGTCGTTGTTGTGACAAGTATTCTGTGCGGCTCCAGCGAGCTTTGCGGAATGCAGAGGCGATCGTACCTGTGAACATTGATGCGGAAATTTTAGAGCAGGTGTTAACAGACTTTCAGATTGAATATGACGAACCGTTGGGGCAAAAAGACTACGAGCTTCTGAAGGGAATTTATGACCAGGGGAAACCTCAAGACACGGAGGATCAGCGGTTTTTAGATTTGTTGCATGGGTTGCATATTTTAGAGTATCGCAATGCCAAACTTTGGTATGACTTAAACCCTATTGTCATTGATCTATTGCGTCAGGAAGACGTGCTTCCTGAACTTACCGAGCCATGA
- a CDS encoding lysophospholipase, translating to MPDLSLLIASLNQPGTVHKPVLPSVLRSVSTSVPLSCIAIPKISGSPESAVVDSTPCPEFSLVTVSTVPIAPSDPQGIALPIFVTEPALPALPPANLAANPYLPQLSVKLDPLQPGWTSDLRPRSTSQLYQQRLEALRQGKTYTRLPTDSFLNAWANAAKSVAYEQWTALLEQEAAAMAKGQGQNRLTVIIGDSISQWLPNEQLSSDRFYLNQGISGDTTGGILRRLSALDQVRPDTIYVMAGVNDLKNGKTDQEILANLQKIMQRLRQSHPRAQVIINSVLPTRLAAIPSDRTTLLNQQIAQLVEQEGVKYLALTSAFTDSNGILHRDFTTDGLHLSPQGYAVWTSALRSIDAVTMARLTP from the coding sequence ATGCCGGATCTATCTCTCCTCATCGCCAGTCTGAATCAGCCAGGAACGGTTCATAAGCCCGTGCTACCGTCCGTTCTTAGATCTGTGTCTACTTCAGTGCCTTTATCGTGCATAGCAATTCCTAAAATATCTGGTTCTCCCGAAAGCGCTGTAGTTGACAGCACTCCTTGTCCAGAGTTTAGTCTGGTTACCGTCTCCACTGTGCCGATCGCTCCGAGCGACCCGCAAGGGATCGCCCTGCCTATTTTTGTCACTGAACCTGCTCTCCCTGCTTTACCGCCTGCTAATCTAGCTGCGAATCCCTACCTGCCTCAGCTTTCAGTCAAGCTTGATCCTCTACAGCCTGGTTGGACGAGCGACCTTCGCCCTAGATCAACCAGTCAACTTTATCAACAGCGCCTAGAGGCATTGCGGCAAGGAAAAACCTATACTCGCTTACCGACTGACAGCTTTTTGAATGCATGGGCGAATGCTGCTAAATCGGTGGCTTACGAACAATGGACGGCTTTGCTGGAACAAGAAGCTGCCGCAATGGCGAAAGGTCAGGGTCAGAATCGGCTTACTGTAATTATTGGTGATTCGATTAGCCAGTGGTTGCCCAATGAGCAACTGTCGAGCGATCGCTTTTATCTTAATCAAGGTATCTCTGGAGACACGACAGGCGGTATCTTACGACGATTATCTGCGCTGGATCAAGTACGCCCCGATACCATTTACGTCATGGCTGGTGTGAATGATTTGAAGAACGGTAAAACGGATCAAGAGATCTTGGCAAATCTTCAAAAAATTATGCAGCGGTTGCGTCAATCCCACCCGCGAGCTCAAGTCATTATTAATTCAGTGTTACCGACTCGTTTGGCAGCTATTCCCAGCGATCGCACCACTTTGCTCAATCAACAAATCGCCCAATTGGTTGAACAAGAAGGAGTTAAATACCTGGCGCTAACTTCTGCCTTTACCGATAGTAATGGCATATTGCACCGCGATTTTACAACTGATGGGTTGCATTTAAGTCCTCAAGGCTACGCGGTTTGGACTAGCGCATTGCGATCGATTGATGCAGTCACCATGGCAAGGCTAACCCCATAA
- a CDS encoding AAA family ATPase, which produces MTLNAANPFDELDKPSESEQTTIQDEVTPDFLVTDDLDELLEILPDELCQQIKQHPKRQKLVEIVLDLGRLPEARFPGETEYLATTPVSRAELDHCIERVGLFSGDNRAGIERTLHRISAMRNRAGEVIGLTCRVGRAIFGTISMIRDLVETGRSILMLGRPGVGKTTALREIARVLADDLGKRVVIIDTSNEIAGDGDIPHPAIGRARRMQVARPELQHQVMIEAVENHMPEVIVIDEIGTELEALAARTIAERGVQLVGTAHGNRIENLIKNPTLSDLVGGIQSVTLGDDEARRRGSQKSVLERKAPPTFDIAVEMLEQQKWVIHEDVSETVDSLLRGRQPNPQVRAVNEKGKTIITHEFPDAPHPPNRPSSTSAAALQPGSRSRNGGWRTSGQMTPLSSYRRNDLGADGVSHAFLERQPDLSEITARGRSFDRQPELQQFDQLLSDSLNFTPEFDEVGVTRGANGEDLPLHVYPYAVSRHQLDQVIRALNLPVTLTKDIDDADAVLALRSHLKNHSKLRHLAQNRQVPIHAVKSNSVPQIIRALQRMLHMDVAGEDEPINIGLFSRNGDDNEIEALEEARLAVEQIVIPKGQPVELLPRSPQVRKMQHELVEHYRLKSSSFGEEPNRRLRIYPA; this is translated from the coding sequence ATGACACTCAACGCTGCTAATCCTTTCGACGAACTTGACAAGCCTTCTGAATCTGAACAAACGACGATTCAAGACGAAGTCACCCCAGATTTCTTGGTCACCGATGATTTAGATGAGCTTTTAGAAATATTGCCCGACGAACTTTGTCAGCAGATCAAACAGCATCCTAAGCGCCAAAAGCTGGTAGAGATCGTGCTAGATTTAGGACGCTTACCAGAAGCTCGCTTCCCAGGTGAAACTGAGTATTTGGCAACTACACCTGTAAGCCGTGCTGAATTAGATCACTGCATTGAACGAGTGGGTCTGTTCAGTGGCGACAACCGGGCTGGCATTGAGCGAACTTTACATCGCATTAGCGCCATGCGGAACCGGGCTGGCGAAGTCATTGGTTTAACCTGCCGCGTCGGTCGTGCTATTTTTGGCACCATCAGCATGATTAGGGACTTAGTAGAGACAGGGCGATCGATCCTCATGCTGGGTCGTCCGGGTGTAGGTAAGACAACAGCGCTTCGAGAAATTGCTAGAGTTCTAGCCGATGACTTGGGCAAGCGCGTTGTTATTATTGACACGTCTAATGAAATTGCTGGCGATGGCGATATTCCCCATCCGGCGATCGGACGTGCTCGACGGATGCAGGTGGCAAGACCCGAACTTCAGCACCAGGTGATGATTGAAGCGGTCGAAAACCACATGCCAGAAGTGATCGTCATTGACGAAATTGGGACAGAGCTAGAAGCTTTAGCAGCCCGAACGATCGCGGAACGCGGTGTCCAGTTGGTTGGCACCGCTCATGGTAACCGAATTGAAAACTTGATTAAAAACCCAACGCTGTCCGATCTCGTGGGTGGTATTCAATCGGTTACACTAGGCGACGATGAAGCCCGGCGGCGAGGCAGCCAAAAGAGCGTCTTAGAGCGCAAAGCTCCACCCACATTTGACATTGCTGTAGAGATGCTAGAGCAACAAAAATGGGTCATTCATGAGGATGTATCAGAAACAGTCGATAGTTTGTTGCGGGGACGACAACCTAACCCTCAAGTGAGAGCAGTCAACGAGAAGGGTAAAACGATTATTACCCACGAGTTTCCTGACGCTCCTCATCCTCCCAATAGACCTTCATCGACAAGTGCTGCGGCTTTGCAACCCGGTAGCCGCAGTCGCAATGGAGGCTGGCGTACTTCCGGACAAATGACACCGCTTTCTTCTTATCGTCGTAATGATTTAGGGGCGGACGGGGTTTCTCATGCCTTTTTAGAACGTCAGCCGGATCTCTCCGAGATAACCGCAAGGGGTCGCTCCTTTGATCGTCAGCCTGAGCTACAGCAGTTCGATCAACTTCTCAGCGACTCCTTGAACTTCACCCCTGAGTTTGACGAAGTCGGTGTGACTCGAGGCGCTAATGGTGAAGACTTACCATTGCACGTCTACCCTTATGCTGTGAGTCGTCATCAGTTAGATCAGGTCATTCGGGCGTTAAATCTTCCGGTCACACTCACGAAAGATATTGATGATGCAGATGCGGTATTGGCGTTGCGATCGCATCTCAAAAACCATTCTAAATTGCGTCATCTAGCCCAGAATCGCCAAGTTCCGATTCATGCGGTTAAGTCTAACAGCGTGCCTCAGATCATTCGAGCGCTTCAGCGGATGCTGCATATGGATGTTGCGGGTGAAGATGAACCGATTAACATTGGTTTGTTTTCTCGCAACGGCGATGATAATGAGATTGAAGCGTTGGAAGAAGCGCGGTTAGCAGTTGAGCAAATTGTGATTCCTAAGGGTCAGCCTGTGGAGTTATTGCCGCGATCGCCCCAAGTTCGCAAAATGCAGCATGAGTTGGTAGAGCATTATCGGTTGAAATCGTCGAGCTTTGGCGAAGAACCGAATCGACGGTTGAGGATTTATCCAGCTTAA
- a CDS encoding 4Fe-4S ferredoxin, producing the protein MTYLLHPLQSLRDGNWFKLICGASFQNLPAIRSLTLSYALAGADCIDVAADPAVIFAAREALQVAGSLANEARSRGFRPGYPWLMVSLNDGEDPHFRKAEFDPTFCPSDCLRPCESICPAQAIAFSSEGFSGVIDSRCYGCGRCLPICPINIIGTRSHRLTPAAIAPLVLTGVDAVEIHTQVGRLEDFAKLWEAIAPQIPKLKLIAISCPNGEDLIGYLRALHDLIAPLPCALIWQTDGRPMSGDLGDGATRAAVKLGQKVLAADLPGYVQLAGGTNSHTVEKLRVQGLLRGNGGKKAIAGIAYGSYARALLSPVLEQLEDQSRHPPILTQTSVHSSTRLEDAPDLLWDCVHLAHTLISPLKTMPLKPAIPELPLVKLI; encoded by the coding sequence GTGACTTACTTACTTCATCCTCTGCAATCCTTAAGGGACGGTAACTGGTTCAAGCTCATTTGCGGAGCCAGCTTTCAGAACCTCCCTGCAATCCGAAGTTTGACCCTGTCCTACGCCTTGGCGGGTGCTGACTGTATTGATGTCGCTGCTGATCCCGCAGTCATTTTTGCCGCCCGTGAAGCGCTACAAGTGGCTGGCAGTCTTGCTAATGAAGCCCGATCCCGCGGCTTTCGACCTGGATATCCATGGTTAATGGTCAGCCTTAATGATGGGGAAGACCCTCATTTCCGAAAAGCCGAATTTGACCCAACCTTTTGCCCTTCAGACTGCCTGCGTCCGTGTGAATCGATCTGTCCTGCTCAAGCGATCGCCTTTAGTTCTGAGGGGTTTTCGGGCGTTATTGACAGTCGTTGCTATGGCTGTGGACGCTGCTTGCCTATTTGTCCTATCAATATCATTGGAACGCGATCGCATCGACTGACACCAGCCGCGATCGCCCCCCTGGTGCTGACGGGGGTCGATGCTGTAGAAATTCATACCCAAGTAGGAAGATTGGAGGATTTTGCCAAACTCTGGGAGGCGATCGCGCCTCAAATCCCTAAGCTTAAACTTATTGCTATTAGCTGCCCTAATGGAGAAGACTTGATTGGCTACCTAAGGGCGCTTCATGATCTAATTGCTCCTCTCCCTTGTGCATTGATTTGGCAGACTGATGGTAGACCCATGAGCGGTGACCTAGGTGATGGCGCAACTCGCGCTGCTGTAAAGCTAGGACAGAAGGTTCTGGCAGCTGATTTGCCAGGATATGTGCAGCTTGCAGGCGGGACTAATAGTCATACTGTTGAAAAACTAAGGGTGCAAGGATTATTGCGAGGAAACGGTGGTAAAAAGGCGATCGCTGGAATTGCCTACGGTAGCTATGCCCGAGCTTTACTGTCTCCCGTTCTAGAGCAGCTAGAAGATCAATCAAGACATCCACCTATACTCACTCAAACATCTGTTCATTCATCAACTCGTCTTGAGGATGCTCCAGATCTGCTGTGGGACTGCGTTCACCTCGCCCATACCTTAATTTCACCCCTGAAAACTATGCCCCTAAAACCTGCCATTCCAGAATTGCCTCTGGTTAAACTCATTTAA